Proteins encoded together in one Impatiens glandulifera chromosome 1, dImpGla2.1, whole genome shotgun sequence window:
- the LOC124934318 gene encoding uncharacterized protein LOC124934318, which yields MKGENLGLEKSFGYEDEIHFCCRREYKYDLEMSMIVYILLLDHEEKTKYLNKWMCKKYWTFIEDNGYKVLVDSLLDEQEKSSVRNNIDVEKDTYSLAEGEIDPKTLGGENEDVSMAHEEGVSPS from the exons ATGAAAGGTGAGAATCTCGGCCTTGAAAAGAGTTTTGGATACGAAGATGAAATCCATTTTTGCTGCAGGAGAGAATACAAATACGACCTTGAAATGTCTATGATTGTTTATATACTTCTTCTTGATCACGAAG AGAAAACAAAATACCTTAATAAATGGATGTGCAAAAAATATTGGACATTCATAGAAGATAACGGATACAAGGTACTGGTTGATTCCTTACTAGACGAACAAGAAAAATCATCAGTAAGAAACAACATTGATGTtgaaaag GATACCTATTCATTGGCAGAAGGGGAGATTGACCCTAAAACTCTTGGAGGAGAAAATGAAGATGTAAGCATGGCCCATGAAGAAGGCGTTTCCCCCTCCTAA